GGACGCTCATCGACGTGGGCGGAGGCAACGGCCTGCAGAGCGCCCTTCTCCAGACGCTCAGCGACGCCGTGGTGCTGCTGGAGCCCGGACGCCAAGGCTGCCTGCAGGCGCTCCGGCGGGGCGTGGGCCGCGTCATCCAGGGGACTCTGCCGGCCCTCTCCCTGCGGCCCGGCAGCCTGGGCGGGCTCGCCTGTTTCGACGTGGTCGAGCATCTTCCCGACCCGGCGCCGCTCCTGGCCGAGAGCCGACGCGTCCTGGCCCCCGGGGGACGGGTCTACATCACCGTCCCCGCCTACGGGACGCTGTGGAGCGGCGAGGACGACGAGGCCCGCCATTGCCGAAGGTACACGGCCCGCAGCCTGCGCGAGACCCTGACCGCGGCCGGTTTCGAGGTCGAATTCCTCACCGGCTTCTTCCGGATGCTCGTGCTTCCCATCCTTCTGTTCCGGGCAGCCCCCTACCGGCTCGGGCTGAGCCGCCGACCCGGCGCCCCGGGGCGGGAGCACGTCCCCGGGCCCTTGGTTTCCTGGACGCTGGGTCCCTGCCTGCGCAGAGAGCTGCGGCGCATCAGTTCC
The DNA window shown above is from Elusimicrobiota bacterium and carries:
- a CDS encoding class I SAM-dependent methyltransferase gives rise to the protein MDHLAGCPVCGADSPAAAGAPGCPRCGLAARRDAEGIWTVATAEDIRYPQDGNARMSQLEEKSFWFRHRNQVILAVMRRLPWSGTLIDVGGGNGLQSALLQTLSDAVVLLEPGRQGCLQALRRGVGRVIQGTLPALSLRPGSLGGLACFDVVEHLPDPAPLLAESRRVLAPGGRVYITVPAYGTLWSGEDDEARHCRRYTARSLRETLTAAGFEVEFLTGFFRMLVLPILLFRAAPYRLGLSRRPGAPGREHVPGPLVSWTLGPCLRRELRRISSGESLSWGASWFLVGRVRV